In Gordonia phthalatica, one genomic interval encodes:
- a CDS encoding condensation domain-containing protein has translation MSPVAAALAPITAVEPRPDRIPLSFAQQRMWFINQFDPAAATYNIPVGVRLTGDLDPVVLRAAAEDVMQRHEILRTTFPSADGEPRQEIHDIEWAREHLDWGVVESAAELADAASRGFDVAREAAFRVRLFREADTEWVLLAVIHHIAGDGESMRPLISDLVTAYAARAAGATPQFAPMEVQFADYAVWQHEVLGDPKNESSVAGRQLGYWAEQLADLPDVLELPADRPRPLVASPTGAAYPFEIPRDVSARIEQVAADSGVTAFMVVHAALSVLLARLSATDDIAVATPIAGRGDRVLDPMVGMFVNTLVLRTKVGTFTTFTDLLDQVRRVDLEAFATADVPFEAVVDAVATARSQAFAPLAQVMLTLVHTMADTTADESVTVGDISVRPLEAPAVFAQRDLSVNLEAVHGGAWTGSLVYATDLFDESTMAVFARRLVILLDRLTEDTDGAVGLVGLLDDGERERLADWSAGAEMVVERRRITDASQVLRSKDDGN, from the coding sequence TTGTCGCCGGTAGCGGCCGCGTTGGCTCCGATCACCGCCGTCGAGCCGCGTCCGGATCGGATTCCGCTGTCGTTCGCGCAGCAGCGCATGTGGTTCATCAACCAGTTCGACCCGGCAGCGGCCACCTACAACATTCCGGTCGGAGTGCGTCTGACCGGCGACCTCGACCCGGTGGTCTTGCGTGCCGCAGCCGAGGACGTCATGCAGAGGCATGAGATCCTCCGAACCACGTTCCCGTCTGCGGACGGTGAACCGAGGCAGGAGATCCACGACATCGAGTGGGCTCGGGAGCACCTCGACTGGGGTGTCGTCGAGTCGGCCGCTGAGCTCGCCGACGCCGCGAGCCGCGGCTTCGACGTCGCTCGGGAGGCTGCGTTCCGCGTCCGTCTCTTCCGCGAGGCCGACACCGAATGGGTCCTGCTCGCCGTCATCCACCACATCGCAGGCGATGGCGAGTCCATGCGCCCGTTGATCAGTGATCTGGTGACCGCGTACGCCGCACGCGCTGCAGGCGCGACGCCGCAGTTCGCGCCGATGGAGGTGCAGTTCGCCGATTACGCGGTGTGGCAGCACGAGGTGCTCGGCGACCCGAAGAACGAGTCGTCCGTCGCAGGTCGGCAACTCGGGTACTGGGCCGAACAGCTCGCGGACCTCCCGGACGTCCTGGAACTCCCCGCAGATCGACCCCGACCGCTGGTGGCCTCGCCTACCGGCGCGGCGTACCCCTTCGAGATCCCCCGCGACGTGTCGGCGCGGATCGAGCAGGTGGCCGCAGACTCGGGCGTCACTGCGTTCATGGTGGTCCACGCCGCGCTGTCGGTGTTGCTCGCTCGTCTGAGCGCGACGGACGACATCGCGGTCGCGACGCCGATCGCCGGTCGCGGCGACCGCGTGCTCGACCCGATGGTCGGCATGTTCGTCAACACCCTGGTGCTGCGCACGAAGGTGGGGACGTTCACCACCTTCACGGATCTGCTGGATCAGGTTCGACGGGTCGACCTCGAAGCCTTCGCGACGGCGGATGTGCCGTTCGAAGCGGTGGTCGACGCGGTGGCGACGGCACGCTCGCAGGCGTTCGCGCCGCTCGCGCAGGTGATGCTGACGCTCGTGCACACGATGGCGGACACGACGGCGGATGAATCAGTGACCGTCGGCGACATCTCGGTGCGGCCGCTGGAGGCACCGGCGGTCTTCGCTCAGCGCGACCTGTCGGTCAATCTCGAGGCAGTCCACGGCGGAGCATGGACCGGGTCACTGGTCTACGCCACCGACTTGTTCGACGAATCGACGATGGCGGTGTTCGCGCGTCGCCTCGTCATCCTTCTGGATCGGCTGACCGAGGACACCGACGGTGCCGTCGGACTCGTCGGACTCCTGGACGATGGGGAACGGGAACGGTTGGCGGATTGGTCGGCAGGTGCCGAGATGGTTGTGGAGCGGAGGCGGATCACCGACGCCTCCCAAGTCCTTCGTTCGAAGGATGACGGTAACTGA
- a CDS encoding response regulator transcription factor — translation MSQRTKVSSHLTVAPLPRPSLSSREVEVLLAWMATESKEDAANKLFISQSTVSTHISRIRAKYAAVGRPAPTKTHLLVRALQDGYTTLEAW, via the coding sequence CTGTCGCAGAGGACGAAGGTGTCGTCACATCTCACCGTTGCCCCGCTGCCGCGCCCGTCGCTCTCGAGCCGCGAGGTCGAGGTGCTGCTCGCGTGGATGGCCACCGAGTCGAAGGAGGATGCGGCCAACAAGCTGTTCATCTCACAGTCGACGGTGAGCACGCACATCTCGCGGATCCGCGCCAAGTACGCCGCCGTCGGCCGTCCCGCGCCGACCAAGACTCATCTGTTGGTTCGCGCGCTTCAGGACGGATACACCACACTGGAAGCGTGGTGA
- the rplN gene encoding 50S ribosomal protein L14, with translation MIQQESRVRVADNTGAKEILCIRVLGGSSRRYAGVGDVIVATVKDAVPGGNIKKGEVVKAVIVRTVKERRRPDGSYIKFDENAAVILKNESDPRGTRIFGPVSRELRDKKFMKIVSLAPEVI, from the coding sequence GTGATTCAGCAGGAATCGCGGGTGCGCGTCGCCGACAACACCGGTGCAAAGGAAATCCTCTGCATCCGCGTGCTCGGTGGATCGTCGCGCCGCTACGCCGGCGTGGGCGACGTCATCGTCGCCACCGTGAAGGACGCCGTCCCCGGCGGCAACATCAAGAAGGGTGAGGTCGTCAAGGCCGTCATCGTGCGCACCGTCAAGGAGCGCCGTCGCCCGGACGGTTCGTACATCAAGTTCGACGAGAACGCGGCCGTCATCCTCAAGAACGAGAGCGACCCGCGCGGCACCCGCATCTTCGGACCGGTCAGCCGCGAGCTGCGCGACAAGAAGTTCATGAAGATCGTTTCGCTCGCACCGGAGGTGATCTAA
- a CDS encoding sensor histidine kinase: protein MDTAVDVAAADEPRTHADVLVASSEHSRILVAMARFVGAGFLAYLLTSIPMFGRPAGLVADWFTPIGMAAAYGPGLVLLIISFIPGYHRMIPTVAVSCTVGYLAACGLWFLAWNGWEADTEYVTWLMSFSGLPSLAWVLVRPAREAVAVLVACAGLAALITDTGRADTITSNVLIESLWGIVFTLSFMLASGRVVRTGRLLDETRADAVQAAGRTAAVAARNTERARFDALIHDHVIATLVAAYSNPDEARLPQQAAHALGELQTLATGADADADVGGAEALGRLRAVVTAVDPDITVVTRRDDVADVDVKYPAVVVRALAEAVGEAVRNSVGHAGPDAECAVLVEIGTDVLRVTVADDGIGFDLDSVPPERLGIEVSIRQRLRELPGAQTRLRSAPGEGTTVQMAWERC, encoded by the coding sequence TTGGACACGGCCGTTGATGTCGCCGCTGCCGACGAACCACGAACGCACGCCGATGTGCTCGTTGCGTCGAGCGAACACTCCCGCATCCTCGTCGCCATGGCGCGCTTCGTCGGCGCGGGGTTTCTCGCCTACCTCCTGACGTCGATCCCGATGTTCGGCCGACCGGCGGGCCTCGTCGCCGACTGGTTCACCCCGATCGGAATGGCGGCCGCTTACGGGCCGGGGTTGGTCCTGCTGATCATCTCCTTCATTCCCGGCTACCACCGGATGATCCCGACTGTCGCGGTCTCCTGCACCGTCGGTTACCTCGCGGCCTGCGGACTGTGGTTCCTCGCCTGGAACGGCTGGGAGGCGGACACCGAGTACGTCACGTGGCTGATGAGCTTCTCCGGGCTCCCCAGCCTCGCGTGGGTGCTGGTGCGTCCGGCGCGCGAAGCGGTAGCCGTCCTGGTGGCCTGTGCGGGGCTTGCTGCGTTGATCACCGACACCGGCCGCGCCGACACCATCACCTCCAACGTTCTCATCGAGTCGCTGTGGGGCATCGTCTTCACCCTCTCGTTCATGCTCGCGTCCGGGCGGGTGGTCCGCACCGGGCGGTTGCTGGATGAGACGCGCGCCGATGCCGTCCAGGCGGCAGGCCGCACGGCTGCCGTCGCGGCACGCAACACCGAACGCGCCCGGTTCGACGCGCTGATCCACGATCATGTGATCGCCACCCTCGTCGCGGCGTACAGCAACCCCGACGAAGCGCGTCTGCCGCAGCAGGCGGCCCATGCGCTCGGTGAACTCCAGACCCTGGCCACCGGTGCCGACGCCGACGCCGATGTCGGCGGAGCGGAAGCACTCGGACGACTGCGCGCGGTGGTCACCGCGGTCGATCCCGACATCACCGTCGTCACGCGCCGTGACGATGTCGCCGACGTCGACGTGAAGTATCCGGCGGTGGTGGTGCGCGCTCTCGCCGAAGCGGTGGGTGAAGCGGTCCGGAACAGCGTCGGTCACGCCGGTCCCGACGCGGAGTGCGCGGTGCTCGTGGAGATCGGCACAGACGTCCTGCGGGTGACCGTCGCCGACGACGGCATCGGTTTCGACCTCGACTCGGTGCCTCCCGAACGCCTCGGCATCGAGGTCAGCATCAGGCAGCGTCTCCGTGAACTGCCTGGCGCCCAGACTCGGTTGCGCAGCGCGCCCGGTGAAGGCACCACGGTCCAGATGGCGTGGGAACGATGCTGA
- a CDS encoding sensor histidine kinase: protein MVTRTFSKSDRPLPGFRDGGRQHFMRSTVPATNELDRVRISLSRFVGGGYVVYALLVIPQMVTEAAGVVPAWYPPVGAVLAFGPGIALLIVSMIPKWHQAMPVLIDACTAGLIAAAALWLAFADGSSDHESVWILDFAGLVGITLVLWRPVGVAIVALATGKLLGSAVAITHVADADVWSAIEEALFGMVFSTVFILLVNQVLRMSSELDESRAATEKMMARDVANVELARVDALIHDHVLSTFVSVSADRYDPRLVDQARGALDALDSVVDHDDETVEIDAGEVVARLRAVLAGVDGDLSVTVETSDDAALSPVGVVAALAEAAAEATRNSIAHAGPDAQRAVFIGVSSDLVQVVVTDDGHGFDPGDVPSDRLGVALSIRHRVGTLPGGDAAVISTPGGGCTVRLRWVPSQAREQS from the coding sequence GTGGTGACCCGCACCTTCTCCAAGAGTGACCGCCCGCTGCCCGGTTTTCGGGACGGCGGGCGGCAGCATTTCATGCGTTCGACGGTGCCGGCGACCAACGAACTCGATCGCGTCCGCATCTCCCTGTCTCGATTCGTCGGCGGCGGGTACGTGGTCTACGCGCTGCTGGTGATTCCGCAGATGGTCACCGAGGCGGCGGGGGTGGTGCCTGCCTGGTATCCACCGGTCGGTGCGGTCCTCGCCTTCGGCCCGGGCATCGCACTGCTGATCGTGTCGATGATCCCGAAGTGGCATCAGGCGATGCCGGTCCTGATCGACGCCTGCACCGCGGGGTTGATCGCGGCCGCCGCGCTCTGGCTGGCCTTCGCCGACGGATCCAGTGATCACGAGTCGGTGTGGATCCTCGACTTCGCCGGACTGGTCGGCATCACCCTGGTCCTCTGGCGGCCGGTCGGTGTCGCGATCGTGGCACTGGCGACCGGCAAACTGCTCGGCTCAGCGGTCGCGATCACCCACGTCGCCGACGCGGACGTCTGGTCGGCTATCGAGGAGGCACTGTTCGGGATGGTCTTCTCGACGGTGTTCATTCTCCTGGTCAATCAGGTGCTGCGAATGAGCTCGGAACTGGACGAATCGCGGGCCGCGACCGAGAAGATGATGGCGCGCGACGTCGCCAACGTCGAGCTCGCCCGTGTCGACGCGCTGATCCACGACCACGTGCTCTCCACCTTCGTGTCCGTCTCGGCCGATCGGTACGACCCCCGCCTGGTGGATCAGGCGCGCGGTGCGTTGGACGCACTCGACAGCGTGGTCGATCACGATGATGAGACCGTCGAGATCGACGCGGGCGAAGTGGTCGCCCGCCTGCGCGCGGTCCTCGCCGGGGTGGACGGTGATCTGTCGGTCACCGTCGAGACCTCCGACGACGCCGCCCTCAGCCCCGTCGGCGTGGTGGCCGCGTTGGCCGAGGCCGCTGCGGAGGCCACGCGCAACAGCATCGCCCACGCCGGCCCCGACGCCCAGCGCGCCGTGTTCATCGGCGTCTCCTCAGACCTGGTGCAGGTTGTCGTGACCGACGACGGTCACGGCTTCGATCCGGGCGACGTGCCGAGCGATCGGCTCGGCGTGGCCCTCAGCATCCGCCATCGGGTGGGGACCCTGCCCGGTGGCGACGCCGCCGTCATCAGCACACCCGGCGGCGGGTGCACGGTCCGGTTGCGCTGGGTGCCGTCGCAGGCCCGCGAGCAGTCATGA
- the rplX gene encoding 50S ribosomal protein L24 produces MKIHKGDTVIVIAGKDKGAKGKVIEAYPKRERVLVEGVNRIKKHTSASANERGAESGGIVTQEAPIHVSNVMIVDADGNPTRVGYRRDEETGKNVRISRKTGKDI; encoded by the coding sequence ATGAAGATTCACAAGGGTGACACTGTCATCGTCATCGCGGGTAAGGACAAGGGCGCCAAGGGCAAGGTCATCGAGGCCTACCCCAAGCGCGAGCGCGTGCTCGTCGAGGGCGTCAACCGCATCAAGAAGCACACCAGCGCCTCGGCCAACGAGCGCGGTGCGGAGTCGGGCGGCATCGTGACGCAGGAGGCTCCGATCCACGTTTCTAACGTGATGATCGTCGACGCCGACGGCAACCCGACCCGCGTCGGCTACCGCCGCGACGAGGAGACCGGCAAGAACGTCCGTATCTCCCGCAAGACCGGGAAGGACATCTGA
- a CDS encoding acetoacetate decarboxylase family protein, translating into MTASPVHQVLGSTITMPVRIRSARCFVAAFTASSSAVTAAIARRGATALAPLEVRRGRSVCMLVFVDYVDGDLGPYNEFGVCFLMRPPGTAASPLRALRSLGSGDAHALIHELPVDGEFTMAAGRGIWGFPKILADFDVDHYSATKRGRVSRDGALIADLRVAPGIPVPDSGADTVLQAYSQLDGVTRRTPWRLDSTSGTRTRVGGARLTLGDHPIADEIRRLSLSRTALMASSVADLAMTFEDSTVFTPKA; encoded by the coding sequence ATGACAGCCTCTCCCGTCCATCAGGTCCTCGGGTCGACGATCACGATGCCGGTCCGAATCCGTTCGGCGCGCTGCTTCGTCGCCGCTTTCACAGCCTCCTCATCCGCCGTGACCGCCGCGATCGCGCGCCGCGGGGCCACCGCACTCGCACCCCTGGAAGTCCGGCGAGGACGCTCGGTCTGCATGCTGGTCTTCGTCGACTACGTGGACGGCGACCTGGGGCCCTACAACGAGTTCGGCGTGTGCTTCCTGATGCGTCCGCCGGGAACCGCAGCCTCTCCCCTGCGTGCACTGCGGTCGCTCGGCTCCGGCGACGCGCACGCCTTGATTCACGAGCTGCCGGTGGACGGTGAGTTCACCATGGCCGCCGGCCGCGGCATCTGGGGCTTCCCGAAGATTCTGGCCGACTTCGACGTGGACCACTATTCCGCGACGAAGCGCGGACGGGTCAGCCGGGACGGCGCGCTGATCGCCGACCTGCGCGTCGCACCCGGGATCCCGGTCCCCGACAGCGGGGCCGACACGGTGCTGCAGGCCTACTCCCAACTGGACGGCGTGACCCGCCGGACCCCGTGGCGATTGGACTCCACCTCAGGCACCCGCACCCGCGTCGGAGGAGCACGACTGACCCTCGGCGACCATCCGATCGCCGACGAGATCCGCCGACTGAGTCTGTCCCGGACCGCGTTGATGGCGAGCTCGGTGGCCGACCTCGCCATGACGTTCGAGGATTCGACCGTGTTCACTCCGAAGGCCTGA
- a CDS encoding MbtH family protein produces MTNPFDDENGRFYVLVNHENQHSLWPTFADIPAGWNKVFGEDSREACLKYVEENWTDLRPQSLIDAMEADKAAREG; encoded by the coding sequence ATGACCAACCCGTTCGACGACGAAAACGGGCGCTTCTACGTGCTGGTGAACCACGAGAACCAGCACTCGCTGTGGCCCACGTTCGCCGACATCCCGGCCGGCTGGAACAAGGTGTTCGGCGAGGACAGCCGCGAGGCCTGCCTCAAGTACGTCGAGGAGAACTGGACCGACCTGCGTCCGCAGAGCCTGATCGACGCGATGGAGGCGGACAAGGCGGCTCGCGAAGGCTAG
- a CDS encoding ATPase, with the protein MNELRMQRGAAVCMAVTTLIVAALIPLNWGQATLLVAGWWVPASVGTVVAAAAALLVEAMRGSGRWIGPLALVLGAANVGGLVLYLIAWKGVAAPSTIGSPPVWSANTIVLPAIVLATVYRPRVPIVYAVGAILLLGTAQQYVKRGEFGYLGYLNGLMTASLVAVFIVMVYAVMDAVRAADARREQVLSASARAASRAARAAERERLGEVVRDHVVATLRAVTEGVPDDRHRAQAEVTLSALDGLGLDGVSTSRSTELTAAQAVLRLREAVNAFGDDTQIDVQVEDPDARYPYRLGEALVDASVEAIGNAVHHAGPEASRGVIGVFGSELVRIRIVDDGSGFDPLRVRPDCAGIELGIRRRMHAEPGGGAWVQSAVGEGTMVSLEWSRPR; encoded by the coding sequence ATGAACGAACTCCGGATGCAGCGCGGCGCCGCGGTGTGCATGGCGGTGACGACCCTGATCGTCGCCGCCTTGATCCCGCTGAACTGGGGGCAGGCCACCCTCCTCGTCGCCGGTTGGTGGGTGCCCGCGAGCGTCGGGACGGTCGTCGCGGCAGCCGCGGCGCTGCTCGTCGAGGCGATGCGCGGATCCGGCCGGTGGATCGGTCCTCTGGCGCTGGTGCTGGGGGCTGCGAATGTGGGCGGTCTGGTCCTGTACCTCATCGCATGGAAGGGGGTCGCGGCGCCGTCGACCATCGGGTCGCCGCCGGTGTGGTCGGCAAACACCATCGTGCTGCCCGCGATCGTGCTCGCGACGGTCTACAGACCCCGGGTGCCGATTGTCTACGCGGTCGGCGCCATCCTGCTGCTCGGGACCGCGCAACAGTACGTCAAGCGTGGTGAGTTCGGATATCTCGGCTACCTGAACGGACTCATGACAGCGTCGTTGGTCGCAGTGTTCATCGTGATGGTCTACGCGGTGATGGACGCGGTGCGTGCCGCGGACGCCAGGCGCGAGCAGGTCCTCTCCGCAAGCGCGCGAGCCGCCAGTCGCGCCGCACGCGCTGCCGAACGCGAACGGCTCGGTGAGGTGGTCCGCGATCACGTCGTCGCCACGCTGCGCGCTGTGACCGAAGGCGTTCCCGACGACCGCCATCGTGCACAGGCAGAGGTGACGCTGTCGGCCTTGGACGGGCTCGGCCTCGACGGCGTCTCGACATCGCGTTCCACAGAACTCACGGCGGCGCAGGCTGTTCTGCGGCTGCGTGAAGCGGTGAACGCCTTCGGCGACGACACACAGATCGACGTTCAGGTGGAGGATCCGGATGCGCGCTATCCGTACCGGTTGGGGGAAGCCCTGGTCGACGCTTCCGTGGAGGCGATCGGAAACGCCGTCCACCATGCGGGTCCCGAGGCGTCGCGCGGCGTGATCGGTGTCTTCGGATCGGAACTGGTGCGGATCAGGATCGTCGACGACGGATCCGGGTTCGATCCGCTGCGTGTGCGGCCGGACTGCGCGGGCATCGAACTCGGCATCCGCCGGCGGATGCACGCTGAACCCGGTGGCGGCGCGTGGGTGCAGTCGGCGGTCGGGGAGGGGACCATGGTGTCGCTGGAATGGAGCAGGCCGCGATGA
- a CDS encoding response regulator transcription factor: MTSVMNDRDTTTTRSGTVRVGMVDDHQSPVWGIERILERQEDLALVGSAPTVAELLAAHSDLDVVILDLRLNDGTTPRENVNTLSEHGIVTVVYTSGEHPDLLRSAARAGTLGVVLKSASEEEILSAIRAAASGEEVLTTEWAAAIDGDPNLDAVDLSPQLQRVLTLYASGGTSASVGHELGVAPDTVNEYLKRIRQKYVDAGRPTRTKLDLFKRAVEDGWLPMPHRGRGD; the protein is encoded by the coding sequence ATGACGAGTGTGATGAACGACCGCGACACGACGACCACTCGGTCGGGCACGGTTCGCGTGGGCATGGTCGACGACCATCAGTCGCCCGTCTGGGGCATCGAGCGGATCCTGGAACGCCAGGAGGACCTCGCCCTCGTCGGCTCCGCGCCGACCGTCGCCGAACTCCTGGCTGCTCATTCCGACCTCGATGTCGTGATCCTCGACCTTCGCCTCAACGACGGCACCACGCCGCGCGAGAACGTCAACACACTCTCTGAACACGGCATCGTGACCGTGGTCTACACCTCGGGGGAGCATCCGGATCTGCTGAGGTCCGCTGCCCGCGCGGGCACCCTCGGCGTCGTCCTGAAGTCTGCCTCCGAAGAGGAGATCCTCAGTGCGATCCGTGCCGCGGCCTCCGGCGAGGAGGTCCTCACCACCGAATGGGCGGCCGCGATCGACGGCGACCCCAACCTCGACGCCGTCGACCTGAGTCCGCAGTTGCAGCGGGTGCTGACCCTGTACGCCTCGGGCGGCACATCGGCGAGCGTCGGTCACGAGCTCGGCGTCGCTCCCGACACCGTCAACGAGTACCTGAAACGCATCCGTCAGAAGTACGTGGACGCCGGCCGTCCGACGCGCACCAAGCTCGACCTCTTCAAGCGTGCCGTCGAGGACGGCTGGCTGCCGATGCCGCACCGCGGCCGCGGCGACTGA
- a CDS encoding sensor histidine kinase, with protein sequence MILGICCLGVFAINPGRLAEFASLTSEWWSWSAVAVIVATSASLVTIGIRRRTDLLGSVGSVAALAYTGVLVLWLAGWNGATAQLPDLNGLDLWVIFIPQILGCVLVMGGRLMQALGTVVVAGGLSLGLTVAASGHGEWREAVQAVWLLALISLYQVITWAVIAGARRYDAERAAVAAEAVRRLHDRSRGSEQRRLDAMVHDRLIAILLALRPGPVSPGGRKAITSVLDEIADWRSEDGPGPTRVSAADLAQRLRLSLDEIDERVEIAIDGDPDADYPADASDAIIDAVGEAVRNFHRHAGVDAACAVLCDVRDGAITVVIVDDGVGFEPRDVPANRIGVALGIVERMHVLAGGDGRVESEPGVGTRVELSWAASAGDR encoded by the coding sequence GTGATTCTCGGAATCTGCTGTCTCGGGGTCTTCGCAATCAACCCCGGACGCCTGGCGGAGTTCGCTTCCCTCACCTCGGAGTGGTGGTCGTGGTCTGCGGTCGCGGTCATCGTCGCAACCTCGGCATCGCTGGTCACCATCGGCATCCGCCGCCGCACTGACCTTCTCGGCAGTGTCGGATCGGTTGCAGCGCTCGCCTATACAGGGGTGCTGGTCCTGTGGCTCGCCGGTTGGAACGGTGCCACTGCGCAATTGCCCGACCTGAACGGACTGGACCTCTGGGTCATCTTCATCCCACAGATCCTCGGCTGCGTGCTGGTGATGGGTGGACGGCTCATGCAGGCACTCGGCACGGTGGTCGTCGCCGGTGGCCTCAGCCTGGGGCTGACCGTTGCGGCCTCCGGGCACGGTGAATGGAGAGAAGCGGTCCAAGCGGTCTGGCTCCTGGCGTTGATAAGCCTCTACCAGGTGATCACCTGGGCAGTGATCGCCGGCGCGCGGCGTTACGACGCCGAGCGAGCCGCAGTCGCAGCCGAAGCGGTTCGTCGGCTGCACGACCGCAGCCGAGGATCAGAACAGCGTCGGTTGGATGCCATGGTCCACGACCGCCTCATCGCCATCCTGTTGGCTCTGCGCCCGGGACCGGTGAGCCCGGGTGGGCGGAAGGCCATCACCAGCGTGCTCGACGAGATCGCAGACTGGCGCAGCGAAGACGGCCCGGGACCGACGCGGGTGTCCGCAGCGGACTTGGCCCAGCGGCTTCGGCTATCGCTCGACGAGATCGATGAACGCGTGGAGATTGCGATCGACGGCGACCCCGACGCCGACTACCCGGCCGATGCCAGCGACGCGATCATCGACGCGGTGGGTGAGGCCGTCCGCAACTTTCATCGGCACGCCGGAGTCGATGCCGCCTGCGCCGTTCTCTGCGATGTCCGCGACGGCGCCATCACCGTGGTGATCGTCGACGACGGGGTCGGCTTCGAGCCGCGCGACGTTCCGGCCAACCGGATCGGGGTCGCGCTCGGGATCGTCGAACGGATGCATGTGCTGGCCGGTGGCGACGGCCGCGTGGAGAGCGAGCCCGGAGTCGGCACGAGGGTGGAGCTGTCGTGGGCCGCATCGGCCGGTGACCGCTGA
- a CDS encoding AMP-binding protein — MLSIAVWRCSLRANDCRPLRGDDAVYTLFTSGSTGRPKGVTLSHAAVLNRLWWGLDELPIDASDTVMLKTPATFDVSVPELFAPLMVGARMTVLRDGGHLEPVFVAEEIARTGATMVHFVPSMLSVFCEVVGRERIAALTSVRIVSCTGEALPPAVAAELRAALPQVLFYNLYGPTEAAVEITYEKIEKIDSSASSVAVGVPMWNSSSVVLDSRLHRVPEGVAGELYLGGVQLARGYAARPDLTADRFIADPFGAPGARLYRSGDLVRRLAGGGIEYLGRTDFQVKLRGQRIELGEIESVLAGGTGCGARGRDRRRRSGRVAAPGRLPVRSGRRDRPGSGEDRGT, encoded by the coding sequence GTGCTGTCGATCGCGGTGTGGCGTTGTTCGCTGCGGGCGAACGACTGTCGGCCGTTGCGGGGCGATGATGCGGTCTACACGTTGTTCACGTCGGGGTCGACGGGACGCCCGAAGGGTGTGACGTTGTCGCATGCGGCGGTGTTGAACCGGTTGTGGTGGGGTCTGGACGAGTTGCCGATCGATGCGTCGGACACGGTGATGTTGAAGACGCCGGCGACGTTCGATGTTTCGGTTCCGGAGTTGTTCGCGCCGTTGATGGTGGGTGCGCGGATGACGGTGCTGCGTGATGGTGGGCATCTGGAGCCGGTGTTCGTCGCCGAGGAGATCGCGCGGACCGGGGCGACGATGGTGCACTTCGTGCCGTCGATGCTGTCGGTGTTCTGCGAGGTCGTCGGTCGGGAGCGGATTGCGGCGTTGACGTCGGTGCGGATCGTGTCGTGTACCGGTGAGGCGTTGCCGCCTGCGGTCGCGGCGGAGTTGCGTGCGGCGTTGCCGCAGGTGCTGTTCTACAACCTGTACGGCCCGACGGAGGCCGCGGTGGAGATCACCTACGAGAAGATCGAGAAGATCGATTCGTCGGCGTCGTCGGTGGCGGTGGGTGTTCCGATGTGGAACAGCTCGTCGGTCGTGCTGGACAGTCGTCTGCATCGGGTGCCCGAGGGGGTCGCCGGTGAGTTGTATCTGGGCGGTGTGCAGTTGGCGCGTGGTTATGCTGCGCGTCCGGATCTGACCGCGGACCGGTTCATCGCCGACCCGTTCGGCGCACCCGGCGCACGCCTGTACCGATCCGGCGACCTGGTGCGACGGCTTGCCGGCGGCGGCATCGAGTATCTCGGACGCACTGACTTCCAGGTGAAGCTGCGCGGTCAGCGCATCGAACTCGGCGAGATCGAGTCGGTCCTGGCCGGCGGCACCGGGTGTGGTGCACGCGGCCGCGACCGTCGCCGACGGTCCGGGCGGGTCGCAGCACCTGGTCGGCTACCTGTCCGGAGCGGGCGACGAGATCGACCTGGAAGCGGTGAAGACCGCGGCACGTGA